DNA sequence from the bacterium genome:
AGAAAAAGGGGAAACACTTGGTATAATTGGTGAAAGTGGAAGTGGTAAAACAACACTTGGCAAAATAATTATAAAATTGATAGAACCAGATAAAGGAAAAATAATTTTTAAAAACACAGATATAACTCATATAAAAGAAAAGGGATTAAGAAGTTTAAGAAAAAAATTCCAGATAATATTCCAAAATCCTTATAGGTCATTAAATCCAAGAATGACTGCCCTTGAAATTGTTATGGAAGGTGTTGCTGGAAATAAAAAAGAGAAAATAGAAAAAGGCAAATATCTTTTAGACCTTGTTGGAATAAAAAATGAGAAATTTAGTAATTTCCCTTACCAATTTTCAGGTGGAGAAAGACAGAGAATTTCAATAGCAAGGGCATTATCAACAGAACCAGAATTTATTATATGTGATGAACCAACTTCAAATCTTGACTTATCAATTCAGGCACAAATTTTAAACTTATTTATTGACCTAAAAGAAAAATTCAATCTCACATACCTTTTTATTTCTCATGACCTTAAAGTTATAAAATTTATTTCTGACCGAATTGCTGTTATGTATAAAGGAGAGATTGTTGAAATTGGACAGACAGAAAAAATTATAGAAAACCCGACAAATCCATATTCAAAAACCCTCTTTGATATTGAAAAAACCCAATTCTCTATTTAATTTTTTTTACACTATATTAACTTTCCCACAAAATTTACCTCCAACGCCCAAATTTGAATTCATATGTTCTTTTCCCATCCTTATCTACTACGACATTTCTTGTCGTTGTTGGAAAGGTAAATATATTCTCTTGAATATTTTTAAAGATAATATAACATAAAGAAAAATCTCCTTGAAGACATACTTTCCCATCAGGATTTTTTGATAACCAGCATCTGATTTTTTCAATAATTTCTCTTGCAACTTTATTAGATACTTCATCAAGAGAAAGGTAAGGGTTCACATCAGGAAATGGGATGAAATCAATCTGCTCCCATCCCTTTTTTTGTTCTTCTGACCAAGTTTCAGGACTATGGTTTGAAATTACTAATAATTTTTTCATCTTACCCCCTTTTTTAATTCTTAATCCCGGTCCTGAGAGAAAATTCTCTGCCTGGGAGAGAATATTTCGTGCATCCTCTTTTGTTTTGGTAAGAATAATAAAGTCATCTCCATACCTTACCATTTTTACATTAGAATTTTGTATTTTTTCATTAAAAGAATACAGATACAGATTAGCCAGAACAGGAGAAAGTGGACTTCCCTGAGCCAGCCCTTTAACTCGCGGGAAATATCTTTCACCAACGATATACCCATTTTTTATGGACTTTAACAGAACACTTTTCAAAATTATATCTTTTTGTGGAATGTAAAAATCAAGCAGAGCAGTTAAAATTTCAAGGTCAATAGAAAGGAAAAAATCTTCAATATCTGCTTCAACAGCATACTGATAACCTTCTGAAACTGCTGATCTTAGCATATCCAGAGCAATCTCTCTTGATTTTCCCTTTCTGAAACCAATTGAACTTGCTTCAAATATTCTATCAAAAACGCCTGATATAGTCCTTAAAAGATACTCCTGGACAATCAGGTCTTTAAAACAAGGTTGTTCTATCAATCTTTTAGAACCATCCTTCTTTTTAATATAGAAGGACCTATTGGGTGAAGGAGTATAAGTATTTTCTTTTATTTCTTCATATATCTTTTCTGCATATGTTTCTTCATTAAAAGAAAACCCTTCTGTTTCTGACAAATTTGTAATTGCATTATTATACCTTTCCATAGTTATTTTAATTGTATCAATTATTGACTTCTTATTTGGAAAAAACGAATCAAAAAAAGGAACAGAGTTATTGTGTAATACATAATAACCCTGTGAAAATGAAATCTTTGCTCCTGTATGAAGTTCACTACCAAGAATTAAAAAAGGAAGGAAGTCCTTAAATACTCCCTTTATGTATAATTTCCCAATGCAGCCGTTTATATATTGAGTATGACCAATCTGGGACATGGAAGGATGTCTAATTTCAGTATAGTTCCAATAATAAGGCAATAATGTAAAATCATCTTTTTTGCTGGTATAGTGTATTTCCTTGCCAAACAACCTAAAAAACCTATTTTCATATACCTTGATAAATTCTTCTTTGGAAATATATGTTCTTTGTTTGCTTTTTTGTGGCTTAAAAGGAAATGGTGATAGGAATTCCAAACATATTTCACCTTCTGAATGTATTTCTCCAATATCCAAAAGAAGATTATCAAAAGACCTGTTTTCAATTTCACCAATTTCAAGAATATCAAAATTTCTACCTGTTATTGGGTCAAAAAGATAAGAAATAAATGTTTTTTTCCATTGATTATAATATTCAGGGGACTTTTTGAAAAAAAACACCTCAATAGGTAGTTTATCAAACTGGTGCATCTTATATGTGTGTTTTTTCCCTTTAATATGGAAAAAAATAATAGGTTCATCACCTGATAATAATGAATTAACCCCTTTTATTATTGCCTGGATTATAACAAAGGGATGAGAAGACATTGCAGGCGATGTATTTATGTTCACAAGAGTAAGACATAATCTATACCACTGGCAATTTTTCAATATATCCATCTTATTCCTTATTATTTTTCCTTTGTATTTCCTTCCTTTGTAAAGGAAGGTTAGGATGGATTTCTAAATCTCCCCTAACCCCTCTTTCTAAAAGAGGGGATTTATTAAGAAACTCCCTCCTTTTGTAAAGGAGGGTTGGGGTGGATTTCTCTGTATCTCCTCTTATTAAACCCCGCATGCTTATCTTATCTCTACCTTGTAGGGCTGGTTCGTATGCTTTCCTTAAACTGCCTGTGTAGAACAATCCCCCTCGCCCCCTTGTGGGAGAGGGCCAGGGGAGATTTCTCAAGTCCCCAGTCCTGGGGATGTCCTTTGGGACAGTAGAACTTTGCCCAAAAAAGGAGGATTAAGTTTCAGTCCCCAGTACCAGGGATGTCCTTTGGGACAGTGTCAGTTCAACAAGATGGTAGCGTAAAAATGTTTCAGTCCCCAGTCCTGGGGATGTCCTTTGGGACGCTGAATAAAGTTTTCAACGAGCAGTTTTATTAGGTTTTTCCAATACATTCCGATTCTTAAATTCTAATTTGTCCCTTTACATAACTGGTAAATTTGAGCAAGTTCAGAAGAATATTCAATCCCCTTATCATCTTATCTTCTTTTATTACCTTCTTTAAAATCTTTTTTCAAATAGTATGTCTTTCTGCATTTACTTCATTCCAC
Encoded proteins:
- a CDS encoding reverse transcriptase domain-containing protein encodes the protein MDILKNCQWYRLCLTLVNINTSPAMSSHPFVIIQAIIKGVNSLLSGDEPIIFFHIKGKKHTYKMHQFDKLPIEVFFFKKSPEYYNQWKKTFISYLFDPITGRNFDILEIGEIENRSFDNLLLDIGEIHSEGEICLEFLSPFPFKPQKSKQRTYISKEEFIKVYENRFFRLFGKEIHYTSKKDDFTLLPYYWNYTEIRHPSMSQIGHTQYINGCIGKLYIKGVFKDFLPFLILGSELHTGAKISFSQGYYVLHNNSVPFFDSFFPNKKSIIDTIKITMERYNNAITNLSETEGFSFNEETYAEKIYEEIKENTYTPSPNRSFYIKKKDGSKRLIEQPCFKDLIVQEYLLRTISGVFDRIFEASSIGFRKGKSREIALDMLRSAVSEGYQYAVEADIEDFFLSIDLEILTALLDFYIPQKDIILKSVLLKSIKNGYIVGERYFPRVKGLAQGSPLSPVLANLYLYSFNEKIQNSNVKMVRYGDDFIILTKTKEDARNILSQAENFLSGPGLRIKKGGKMKKLLVISNHSPETWSEEQKKGWEQIDFIPFPDVNPYLSLDEVSNKVAREIIEKIRCWLSKNPDGKVCLQGDFSLCYIIFKNIQENIFTFPTTTRNVVVDKDGKRTYEFKFGRWR
- a CDS encoding ABC transporter ATP-binding protein; amino-acid sequence: EKGETLGIIGESGSGKTTLGKIIIKLIEPDKGKIIFKNTDITHIKEKGLRSLRKKFQIIFQNPYRSLNPRMTALEIVMEGVAGNKKEKIEKGKYLLDLVGIKNEKFSNFPYQFSGGERQRISIARALSTEPEFIICDEPTSNLDLSIQAQILNLFIDLKEKFNLTYLFISHDLKVIKFISDRIAVMYKGEIVEIGQTEKIIENPTNPYSKTLFDIEKTQFSI